A part of Geothrix oryzae genomic DNA contains:
- a CDS encoding BlaI/MecI/CopY family transcriptional regulator — protein sequence MPTHPSEGLPIPTDAELSVLRLLWAKGPSTVRQLHEALSQERDLGYTTVLKAVQVMLEKGLVNRDDSERSHVYRAAVAEGQTKGQLVFDLMAKAFAGSASELLVHALKAGQTNPAELDAIQRLLDEARRGRS from the coding sequence ATGCCCACCCATCCCTCCGAGGGTCTTCCCATCCCCACCGATGCCGAGCTGTCGGTCCTCCGCCTGCTCTGGGCGAAGGGTCCCTCCACCGTGCGCCAGTTGCACGAGGCGTTGTCCCAGGAACGCGACCTGGGCTACACCACGGTCCTCAAGGCCGTGCAGGTGATGTTGGAAAAAGGGCTGGTCAACCGGGACGACTCCGAACGCAGCCATGTGTACCGGGCTGCGGTGGCCGAAGGACAGACCAAGGGGCAGCTGGTGTTCGACCTCATGGCGAAGGCCTTCGCCGGGTCGGCCAGCGAGCTGCTGGTCCACGCCCTGAAGGCGGGGCAGACCAACCCCGCCGAACTGGACGCCATCCAGCGTCTGCTGGATGAAGCGCGCCGGGGCCGATCATGA
- a CDS encoding PilZ domain-containing protein gives MVLAYLEEAQRVRTAITLMDGNGRSVAATLASVSEERVGLNLQGPLMADKGVNLSLFFVLDGLRFKAVGRLLEMKAGSAALELPAAISLAERRKKPRARLNAREGATATVLTGLFDGVGINGSVENISETGVCVRVDRAMEVKTQRKMHLGPNLMPVGQPLMLVKLSKLPKCPTIELAGTVAYMDASNQGLLVGIAFESGKESLLAPVRALVASRTTAIPTSVPPKARRQPEADREAEEPIHRPAPKKEPEAAPAPPPAPPAAPAPAAPSAPEPPPPAAPVMPVAPAAPIDERSQALLRVKKRTRGILLAMPEGPDRNQLAAFLTEDGYGRVLCAATLTDLLDHLDRPGLNLVLVDGGVAEVQGLGLASLLKHRMEEDMPPVILAEASVDADLVLGAQETGVAQILVKPYALDQDFRRMIEEHLGIG, from the coding sequence GTGGTCCTTGCCTACCTGGAAGAAGCCCAGCGGGTGCGGACGGCGATCACCCTGATGGACGGCAATGGCCGGAGCGTGGCGGCCACCCTGGCTTCCGTATCCGAGGAGCGGGTCGGCCTGAACCTCCAGGGCCCCCTGATGGCCGACAAGGGCGTGAACCTGAGCCTGTTCTTCGTGCTGGATGGCCTGCGCTTCAAGGCGGTGGGCCGCCTCCTGGAGATGAAGGCGGGCTCGGCGGCCCTGGAGCTTCCCGCCGCCATCAGCCTGGCCGAGCGGCGGAAGAAGCCCCGGGCCCGCCTGAACGCCCGGGAAGGCGCCACGGCCACCGTTCTCACGGGCCTCTTCGACGGCGTGGGCATCAACGGCAGCGTCGAGAACATCAGCGAGACCGGAGTGTGCGTCCGGGTGGACCGGGCCATGGAGGTCAAGACTCAGCGGAAGATGCACCTGGGGCCAAACCTGATGCCCGTGGGCCAGCCCCTCATGCTGGTCAAGCTCTCCAAGCTGCCCAAGTGCCCCACCATCGAGCTGGCCGGAACCGTGGCCTATATGGATGCCAGCAACCAGGGCCTGCTCGTGGGGATCGCCTTCGAGTCCGGGAAGGAGTCCCTCCTGGCCCCCGTGCGGGCCCTGGTGGCCAGCCGGACCACCGCCATCCCCACCAGCGTCCCCCCCAAGGCCCGCCGCCAGCCCGAAGCCGACCGGGAGGCGGAAGAGCCCATCCATCGGCCCGCCCCGAAGAAGGAGCCTGAAGCGGCCCCCGCGCCCCCTCCGGCGCCCCCCGCTGCGCCGGCCCCGGCAGCCCCCAGCGCCCCCGAGCCGCCTCCCCCCGCCGCTCCGGTCATGCCGGTCGCACCGGCCGCGCCCATCGATGAGCGCTCCCAGGCCCTCCTCCGCGTGAAGAAGCGGACGCGGGGCATCCTCCTGGCCATGCCCGAGGGGCCCGACCGGAACCAGCTGGCGGCCTTCCTCACCGAGGACGGCTACGGCCGCGTCCTCTGCGCCGCCACCCTCACGGATCTCCTGGACCACCTGGACCGCCCCGGCCTGAACCTGGTGCTGGTGGACGGCGGCGTGGCCGAAGTGCAGGGCCTGGGCCTGGCCTCCCTGCTGAAGCACCGCATGGAAGAGGACATGCCCCCCGTGATCCTGGCCGAAGCCTCGGTGGATGCGGACCTGGTGCTGGGCGCCCAGGAGACCGGGGTGGCCCAGATCCTCGTGAAGCCCTACGCCCTGGACCAGGATTTCCGCCGCATGATCGAGGAGCACCTGGGCATCGGCTAG
- the hppD gene encoding 4-hydroxyphenylpyruvate dioxygenase, translating to MSSPSFALTSPTQSKPASNPMGLHRIDHFQLTGSIDRLEPLYRRLGFARIASGRHPWGRLVHLRQQRMDILIFEADASHPAGHYFQAHGEGVCALNFLVEDLDLALAQARAQGAHVMLEPQTHALGDGTLSFAAIQGVGDVWNFLVERKGELGAFWPGLAPDPAEALCDPGLVRVDHLTNNVGPAEMDALVDFYERVYGFVVTREFHIRGALGTGLDSKVVQSANNQVIIPINQPTDLKSQVQEYVDRHKGQGVQHIAMSTNDIFHTLRTLQAQGFKFLRVPDTYYELLPGRIAKGGYTVRESLAEAQELGIQIDGDESGYLLQIFTEDQLGPLFFEIIQRRGNMGFGEGNFQALYDSIELDQKKRGVL from the coding sequence ATGTCCAGTCCCAGCTTCGCCCTCACCTCTCCCACGCAGTCGAAGCCCGCCAGCAATCCCATGGGGCTGCACCGCATCGACCATTTCCAGCTGACCGGCTCTATCGACCGCCTGGAGCCCCTGTACCGGCGCCTGGGCTTTGCCCGGATCGCCAGTGGCCGCCACCCCTGGGGCCGCCTGGTCCACCTCCGGCAGCAGCGCATGGACATCCTCATCTTCGAGGCCGATGCCTCCCACCCGGCTGGTCACTACTTCCAGGCCCACGGCGAGGGCGTCTGCGCCCTCAACTTCCTGGTGGAGGACCTCGACCTCGCCCTCGCCCAGGCCCGGGCCCAGGGCGCCCATGTGATGCTCGAGCCCCAGACCCACGCGCTCGGAGACGGCACCCTCAGCTTCGCCGCCATCCAGGGCGTGGGCGATGTGTGGAACTTCCTGGTGGAACGCAAGGGCGAGCTGGGCGCCTTCTGGCCCGGCCTCGCGCCGGACCCCGCCGAGGCCCTCTGCGATCCGGGCCTGGTGCGGGTGGACCACCTCACGAACAATGTGGGCCCCGCCGAGATGGACGCCCTGGTGGACTTCTACGAGCGCGTCTACGGCTTCGTCGTCACCCGCGAGTTCCACATCCGCGGCGCGCTGGGCACCGGCCTCGACTCCAAGGTCGTGCAGAGCGCCAACAACCAGGTGATCATCCCCATCAACCAGCCCACGGACCTGAAGAGCCAGGTCCAGGAATATGTGGACCGGCACAAGGGCCAGGGCGTGCAGCACATCGCCATGTCCACCAATGACATCTTCCACACGCTGCGCACCCTCCAGGCCCAGGGCTTCAAGTTCCTCCGGGTGCCCGACACCTACTACGAGCTGCTGCCGGGCCGCATCGCCAAGGGCGGCTACACCGTGCGGGAGAGCCTCGCCGAGGCCCAGGAGCTGGGCATCCAGATCGATGGCGACGAGAGCGGCTACCTCCTCCAGATCTTCACCGAGGACCAGCTGGGGCCGCTGTTCTTCGAGATCATCCAGCGGCGGGGGAACATGGGCTTCGGCGAAGGCAACTTCCAGGCTCTGTACGACTCCATCGAGCTGGATCAGAAGAAGCGCGGCGTCCTCTAA
- a CDS encoding type II secretion system protein: MRLTPSRQRGFTLIELVAVMTILALLATVGLAGYRHKTQMAREAVLKENLFQLNHALEQFRADRGKYPSNLGALRELHYLRDIPVDPMTRSKDTWQTELEPPDPDNPDAEVGIFRVRSGSTDKSEDGIPYNEW, from the coding sequence ATGCGCCTCACCCCCTCCCGCCAGCGCGGCTTCACGCTCATCGAACTGGTCGCGGTCATGACCATCCTGGCCCTGCTGGCCACGGTGGGCCTGGCGGGTTATCGCCACAAGACGCAGATGGCCCGGGAGGCGGTGCTCAAGGAGAACCTCTTCCAGCTCAACCACGCCCTGGAGCAGTTCCGGGCGGACCGGGGCAAGTACCCCTCGAACCTCGGCGCCCTGCGGGAGCTGCACTACCTGCGGGACATCCCGGTCGATCCCATGACCCGCTCCAAGGACACCTGGCAGACCGAGCTCGAACCCCCCGATCCGGACAATCCCGATGCGGAAGTGGGCATCTTCCGGGTGCGCAGCGGCTCCACGGACAAGAGCGAGGACGGAATCCCCTACAACGAGTGGTAG
- a CDS encoding ABC transporter permease, giving the protein MALFERTVAERYLKTHRKGAFVRTMVRFARGGTALGVFAMVVTLAVMNGFREEIQATLFSATAHFTVFHLAGDIPDTEGALKTIRAIPGVQAASPIRLEKGLLRRPDSEMPPETVVVKAVDPATAHGTSSIFDSMQPAPIEQLKEGEIVVGKELAQRLGLKIGDTVALAFFRLELGLGGQQPKVAAFRVAGTFHSHSSEYDKAWAFIHLGDAMRIARSEGRAEMIEVRAQSIDAIAEVKPRVLETLGPAYHATDLRESNKSLFAALTVEKWAFAAILSLIVLVAAFNIVASLVLLVTEKRRDLGVLLALGATPKQIQRLFELQGLRIGVVGTAWGLGVSVPLCLILDHFRLLKLPAAVYDFITYMPFRLKLVDLLLVAVFPLLVSWLAARYPAKKAAALDPVDALRAE; this is encoded by the coding sequence ATGGCCTTGTTCGAACGCACCGTCGCTGAGCGCTACCTCAAGACCCACCGCAAGGGGGCCTTCGTGCGCACCATGGTGCGTTTCGCCCGCGGCGGCACGGCCCTGGGCGTCTTCGCCATGGTGGTGACCCTGGCGGTGATGAACGGCTTCCGCGAGGAGATCCAGGCCACGCTCTTCAGCGCCACGGCGCACTTCACCGTGTTCCACCTGGCGGGCGACATCCCGGATACCGAAGGCGCCCTGAAGACCATCCGCGCCATCCCCGGCGTGCAGGCCGCCTCGCCCATCCGCCTGGAGAAGGGCCTGCTGCGCCGCCCCGACAGCGAGATGCCGCCGGAGACCGTCGTGGTGAAGGCCGTGGACCCCGCCACGGCGCACGGCACCTCCAGCATCTTCGACTCCATGCAGCCCGCCCCCATCGAGCAGCTGAAGGAGGGCGAGATCGTCGTCGGCAAGGAGCTGGCCCAGCGGCTTGGCCTGAAGATCGGCGACACCGTGGCCCTGGCCTTCTTCCGCCTGGAGCTGGGACTGGGCGGCCAGCAGCCCAAGGTGGCCGCCTTCCGCGTGGCCGGCACCTTCCACAGCCACAGCTCCGAGTACGACAAGGCCTGGGCCTTCATCCACCTCGGCGATGCCATGCGCATCGCCCGCTCCGAGGGCCGCGCCGAGATGATCGAGGTCCGCGCCCAGAGCATCGACGCCATTGCGGAGGTGAAGCCCCGGGTGCTGGAGACCCTCGGCCCCGCCTACCACGCCACGGACCTGCGCGAATCGAACAAGTCCCTCTTCGCAGCCCTCACGGTGGAGAAGTGGGCCTTCGCGGCGATCCTTAGCCTCATCGTGCTGGTGGCCGCCTTCAACATCGTCGCCTCGCTCGTCCTCCTCGTGACCGAGAAGCGTCGCGACCTGGGCGTACTGCTGGCCCTGGGCGCCACGCCGAAGCAGATCCAGCGGCTCTTCGAGCTGCAGGGGCTGCGCATCGGCGTCGTCGGCACGGCCTGGGGCCTGGGCGTCAGCGTGCCGCTCTGTCTGATCCTAGACCACTTCCGCCTGCTGAAGCTCCCGGCTGCCGTCTACGACTTCATCACCTACATGCCCTTCCGCCTGAAGCTGGTAGACCTCCTGCTGGTGGCCGTCTTCCCCCTGCTGGTCTCCTGGCTGGCGGCCCGCTACCCGGCCAAAAAGGCCGCCGCCCTGGACCCCGTCGATGCGCTGAGGGCGGAATGA
- a CDS encoding ABC transporter ATP-binding protein, which yields MIGQPLSIQGLHKTYPGNAHPVFDGFDLEVEAGSLCAIVGVSGVGKTTLLNCVAGLDHWEAGGITVGGDPVPEGAEARALYRRRRVGLAFQQPHLLPEFTVRENLRMPLLIEGEVSGGGEAWIGQLLATVGLRDLGERLPSQLSGGQAARAGLARALVRKPALWLLDEPTGNLDPATAEEVFGFLLSLHAELRPTTLLVTHNPGLAERCMRTVRLG from the coding sequence ATGATCGGACAGCCCCTTTCCATTCAAGGCCTGCACAAGACCTACCCCGGCAACGCGCATCCGGTCTTCGACGGCTTCGACCTTGAGGTGGAGGCCGGCAGCCTCTGCGCCATCGTGGGCGTCTCCGGCGTGGGCAAGACCACCCTGCTGAACTGCGTCGCGGGGCTGGACCACTGGGAAGCCGGCGGCATCACGGTGGGCGGAGATCCCGTGCCCGAAGGCGCGGAAGCCAGGGCCCTCTACCGCCGCCGCCGCGTGGGCCTGGCCTTCCAGCAGCCCCACCTGCTGCCCGAATTCACCGTGCGGGAGAACCTGCGCATGCCCCTGCTCATCGAGGGCGAAGTCTCCGGCGGCGGCGAAGCCTGGATCGGACAGCTCCTGGCCACCGTGGGCCTGAGGGATCTCGGCGAGCGCCTGCCCAGCCAGCTTTCCGGCGGCCAGGCCGCCCGTGCCGGCCTGGCCCGCGCCCTGGTGCGCAAGCCAGCCCTCTGGCTGCTGGACGAGCCCACCGGCAACCTCGACCCCGCCACCGCCGAGGAGGTCTTCGGCTTCCTCCTGAGCCTCCACGCGGAGCTGCGCCCCACCACCCTCCTGGTCACCCACAACCCGGGCCTCGCCGAGCGGTGCATGCGGACCGTACGGTTGGGGTAG
- a CDS encoding DUF4149 domain-containing protein, protein MSPSTLRRLDQVSVALLLLWAGAALGFGAFSAPLLFQELPSRDVAGRLAGLTIGRLDWAAWVAFGLAGLSWGARWVAEVKEEIVGPIRLWSAAWLVALLMCLASTFVVTPKVRAIRARIGAPIETLAPDHADRVAYNKAHGLSRNLFFLRILLAMGLAATVGMLPRKDPAPEA, encoded by the coding sequence ATGAGCCCCAGCACCCTTCGCCGTCTTGATCAGGTCTCGGTCGCCCTGCTGCTGCTGTGGGCGGGGGCGGCCCTGGGTTTCGGCGCCTTCTCGGCCCCCCTCCTCTTCCAGGAACTGCCCAGCCGGGATGTGGCGGGGCGCCTGGCGGGCCTGACCATCGGGCGCCTGGACTGGGCGGCCTGGGTCGCCTTCGGCCTCGCGGGCCTGAGCTGGGGCGCCCGCTGGGTGGCCGAAGTGAAGGAGGAGATCGTCGGTCCCATCCGCCTCTGGAGCGCCGCCTGGCTGGTGGCCCTGCTCATGTGCCTGGCCAGCACCTTCGTGGTCACGCCCAAGGTGCGGGCCATCCGCGCCCGCATCGGCGCCCCCATCGAGACCCTGGCGCCGGACCATGCCGACCGCGTGGCCTACAACAAGGCCCACGGCCTCAGCCGCAACCTGTTCTTCCTGAGGATCCTCCTGGCCATGGGCCTGGCGGCCACCGTGGGCATGCTACCCCGGAAGGACCCGGCGCCCGAGGCCTGA
- the infB gene encoding translation initiation factor IF-2, protein MLRINQLAKELGVANQEVIEACDKRLGLQGKSHSSNLTDDQADQIRRAFQGKHKGESEAPPLALHKPSAAVKVVKAPNLPPAKAEAEPRPEPAKPAPAVLVKKAEPRPEPRLEPQAEHAAPAAPVAISAPVPQAEAKEVKADSAAASSEPPAAPQTPAATEPAPAPAKVEAPQETFSRLKVSTGTPAPAPRDEKPARYIQLPPARPTGPAAPRPAQPGPAGTPSGSGPRPEAGARPMVQRPGQASVPGNVQRSGMPQKEKAVLPMATNTGRGEVRHEAPVPISPSRRPYIPPAITEMRPDQGFSRIKTSDTPAPAPRSTEPARYIQLPQARPAPGSRPSGPGSRPGGPGSRPGGPGGPGRPGMGSRPGGPGRPGMGSRPGGPGRGPSIPASGPIDPNSQKGPGRGAHVGGKKKKGGYVRSKEEELDLKLRQPRSRAQQVASEYIEEEIGIVMLSEGVTVKELAEKCNRPAKDVVAKLLHRGIFATINQPLDTEMAKDIAREFGFLADIVSFEEDVQIAADESGEVVGEKLPRPPVVTIMGHVDHGKTSLLDAIRKTKVAAGEAGGITQHVGAYHVNVKDPNTGEMRKVVFLDTPGHEAFTKMRARGAKVTDIAVLVVAADDGVMPQTVESINHAKAADVPLVVAINKIDKPGANPDKVQQGLLQHSVQTEAYGGDVPAVLVSAKTQQGLDELLETLLLVADLKELKAVYDCPAAGSIIEGRLDRGRGPVATVLVQRGTLRTGDIFVAGATMGRVRAMFDYLGQRVTEAGPSSAVQILGFEEVPSAGDNFQVVEDEPKARTIVSFRQEKAKQAAHLKQRATLETLFSTIKDGQVKELALIIKADTQGSVESLVGQLERLSTDKVRVRIIHSAAGTVTENDVLLAEASKATIIGFHTKAEKKTEELAREEGVDLRFHDIIYKVTEEIEQAMVGMLDATEKETVHGQAEVRQLFKIGRTVIAGCFVTEGKVQKSHKVRVKRGEETLFEGALKSLKRFKEDVTEVKNGLDCGIAIDGFDLLKEGDLLEFFSKEKVIATSLS, encoded by the coding sequence ATGCTGCGTATCAACCAACTCGCCAAAGAGCTCGGAGTCGCCAATCAGGAGGTCATCGAGGCCTGCGATAAGCGTCTGGGCCTCCAAGGGAAGAGCCATAGCTCCAACCTCACTGATGACCAAGCGGACCAGATCCGCCGGGCCTTCCAGGGCAAGCACAAGGGAGAGTCCGAGGCCCCGCCGCTCGCCCTCCACAAGCCATCCGCCGCCGTGAAGGTGGTCAAGGCGCCGAACCTGCCGCCCGCCAAGGCGGAGGCCGAGCCCCGTCCCGAGCCCGCCAAGCCCGCCCCCGCGGTGCTGGTGAAGAAGGCCGAGCCCCGGCCGGAGCCCCGCCTCGAGCCTCAGGCCGAGCACGCGGCGCCCGCTGCTCCTGTGGCCATCTCCGCCCCCGTGCCGCAGGCCGAAGCCAAGGAAGTGAAAGCTGACTCAGCGGCCGCCTCCTCCGAGCCCCCCGCAGCCCCGCAGACTCCGGCTGCTACCGAGCCCGCTCCGGCGCCGGCCAAGGTGGAAGCTCCGCAGGAGACCTTCTCCCGCCTGAAGGTGTCCACGGGCACCCCCGCCCCGGCTCCCCGGGACGAGAAGCCCGCCCGCTACATCCAGCTGCCCCCGGCGCGTCCCACGGGCCCCGCGGCCCCGCGCCCGGCCCAGCCCGGCCCCGCCGGAACGCCTTCCGGCTCGGGTCCCCGTCCCGAGGCGGGCGCCCGTCCCATGGTGCAGCGGCCCGGCCAGGCCTCCGTGCCCGGCAATGTGCAGCGCTCCGGCATGCCCCAGAAGGAGAAGGCCGTCCTGCCGATGGCCACCAACACGGGCCGCGGCGAAGTGCGCCACGAGGCGCCCGTGCCAATCTCCCCCTCGCGGCGCCCCTACATCCCGCCCGCCATCACGGAGATGAGGCCCGACCAGGGCTTCAGCCGCATCAAAACTTCGGACACCCCGGCTCCGGCGCCCCGGTCCACGGAGCCCGCCCGCTACATCCAGCTGCCCCAGGCCCGTCCTGCGCCCGGCAGCCGGCCCAGCGGTCCCGGCAGCCGCCCCGGCGGTCCCGGTAGCCGCCCCGGCGGTCCTGGCGGCCCCGGCCGTCCCGGCATGGGCTCCCGTCCCGGCGGCCCCGGCCGTCCCGGCATGGGCTCCCGTCCCGGCGGCCCCGGTCGCGGTCCCTCCATCCCGGCCTCGGGTCCCATCGATCCCAACAGCCAGAAAGGCCCCGGCCGCGGCGCCCATGTGGGTGGCAAGAAGAAGAAGGGCGGCTATGTCCGGAGCAAGGAGGAGGAACTCGACCTCAAGCTCCGCCAGCCCCGCTCCCGCGCCCAGCAGGTGGCCAGCGAGTACATCGAGGAAGAGATCGGCATCGTCATGCTCTCCGAGGGCGTGACGGTCAAGGAGCTCGCCGAGAAGTGCAACCGCCCCGCCAAGGATGTGGTGGCCAAGCTGCTCCACCGGGGCATCTTCGCCACGATCAACCAGCCCCTCGACACCGAGATGGCCAAGGACATCGCCCGCGAGTTCGGCTTCCTCGCCGACATCGTGTCCTTCGAGGAGGATGTCCAGATCGCCGCGGATGAATCCGGCGAGGTGGTGGGCGAGAAGCTGCCCCGGCCCCCGGTCGTCACCATCATGGGCCATGTCGACCACGGCAAGACCTCGCTGCTGGACGCCATCCGCAAGACCAAGGTGGCCGCGGGCGAAGCCGGCGGCATCACGCAGCATGTGGGCGCCTACCATGTGAATGTGAAGGATCCGAACACCGGCGAGATGCGCAAGGTGGTCTTCCTCGACACCCCGGGCCACGAAGCCTTCACGAAGATGCGCGCCCGCGGCGCCAAGGTCACGGACATCGCCGTCCTGGTGGTGGCCGCCGACGACGGCGTCATGCCCCAGACCGTGGAGTCCATCAACCACGCCAAGGCCGCGGATGTGCCGCTGGTCGTGGCGATCAACAAGATCGACAAGCCCGGCGCCAACCCGGACAAGGTCCAGCAGGGCCTGCTCCAGCACAGCGTCCAGACCGAGGCCTATGGCGGCGATGTGCCTGCCGTCCTCGTCAGCGCCAAGACCCAGCAGGGCCTCGACGAGCTGCTCGAGACGCTCCTCCTCGTGGCAGACCTGAAGGAACTCAAGGCGGTCTACGACTGTCCCGCCGCCGGGTCCATCATCGAAGGCCGCCTGGACCGGGGCCGCGGTCCCGTGGCCACGGTCCTCGTGCAGCGGGGCACCCTCCGGACCGGCGACATCTTCGTGGCCGGCGCCACCATGGGCCGCGTCCGCGCCATGTTCGACTACCTGGGCCAGCGCGTCACCGAGGCCGGCCCCTCCAGCGCCGTGCAGATCCTCGGCTTCGAGGAAGTGCCCAGCGCCGGCGACAACTTCCAGGTGGTCGAGGATGAGCCCAAGGCCCGCACCATCGTGTCGTTCCGCCAGGAGAAGGCCAAGCAGGCGGCCCACCTCAAGCAGCGCGCCACGCTGGAAACCCTGTTCAGCACCATCAAGGACGGCCAGGTCAAGGAGCTCGCGCTCATCATCAAGGCCGACACCCAGGGCTCGGTGGAATCACTGGTGGGCCAGCTCGAGCGGCTCAGCACCGACAAGGTCCGGGTGCGCATCATCCACAGCGCCGCCGGCACCGTCACCGAGAACGATGTGCTGCTCGCCGAAGCCTCCAAGGCCACCATCATCGGCTTCCACACCAAGGCCGAGAAGAAGACCGAGGAACTCGCCCGCGAAGAGGGCGTGGACCTGCGCTTCCACGACATCATCTACAAGGTGACCGAGGAGATCGAGCAGGCCATGGTCGGCATGCTCGACGCCACGGAGAAGGAAACCGTGCACGGTCAGGCGGAGGTGCGCCAGCTCTTCAAGATCGGCCGCACCGTCATCGCCGGCTGCTTCGTCACCGAGGGCAAGGTCCAGAAGAGCCACAAGGTCCGCGTGAAGCGCGGCGAGGAGACCCTCTTCGAGGGCGCCCTGAAGAGCCTGAAGCGCTTCAAGGAAGATGTGACCGAAGTGAAGAACGGCCTCGACTGCGGCATCGCCATCGACGGCTTCGACCTGCTGAAGGAAGGGGATCTCCTCGAGTTCTTCAGCAAGGAGAAGGTCATCGCAACCAGCCTCAGCTGA
- the hflX gene encoding GTPase HflX, which yields MTESLPRCLLIARQGPEDREDRIEDHLLELAELARSCGFEVWARRRLKRPQIASRTFYGSGQLEALADEAARQGVRHLICDDELSGSQVNAIEKLTNLICLDRTGLILSIFEQRAQTREAKAQVELARCEYELPRLKGAWTHLERQGGGVGLRGGPGETQIEVDRRMIRTRISQLKRELTHLEQVRKTQREGRPKGMPRVALVGYTNAGKTSLLKALTGEGEPRDLLFATLDTTTRKAWLGQDFDPETGEGDAEPKHCLVADTVGFIRKLPHQLVAAFRSTLGEVRTADALLVVADAAHPDLEDHLKVVGATLREIGCEPEDIGAQPRLLVLNQVDRLHRPQKLELKKRHPGAVQTCALQGAGIGEIRGWLRELIPGPPKPRTLEAWELPEPVPAP from the coding sequence ATGACCGAATCCCTCCCGCGCTGTCTGCTCATCGCTCGCCAGGGCCCCGAGGACCGGGAGGACCGCATCGAGGACCACCTGCTGGAGCTGGCGGAACTGGCCCGCAGCTGCGGTTTCGAGGTCTGGGCCCGGCGACGGCTGAAGCGGCCCCAGATCGCCTCGAGGACCTTCTACGGCTCGGGGCAGCTGGAGGCCCTGGCGGACGAGGCGGCCCGGCAGGGGGTGCGCCACCTCATCTGCGACGACGAGCTGAGCGGCAGCCAGGTCAACGCCATCGAGAAGCTCACGAACCTCATCTGCCTGGATCGCACGGGTCTCATTCTCAGCATCTTCGAACAGCGGGCCCAGACCCGGGAGGCCAAGGCCCAGGTGGAGCTGGCCCGGTGCGAGTACGAACTGCCCCGCCTCAAGGGGGCGTGGACCCATTTGGAGCGCCAGGGCGGCGGCGTGGGCCTGCGCGGCGGTCCCGGTGAGACCCAGATCGAGGTGGACCGCCGCATGATCCGCACCCGCATCAGCCAGCTCAAACGGGAGCTGACCCACCTGGAACAGGTGCGGAAGACCCAGCGGGAGGGGCGACCCAAGGGCATGCCCCGCGTGGCCCTGGTGGGCTACACCAACGCCGGGAAGACCAGCCTGCTGAAAGCCCTGACCGGGGAAGGCGAGCCCCGGGACCTGCTCTTCGCCACCCTGGACACCACCACCCGCAAGGCCTGGCTGGGCCAGGACTTCGACCCCGAGACCGGCGAGGGCGACGCCGAGCCCAAGCACTGCCTGGTGGCCGACACCGTGGGGTTCATCCGCAAGCTGCCCCACCAGCTGGTGGCGGCCTTCCGCAGCACCCTGGGCGAGGTGCGCACCGCCGATGCCCTGCTGGTGGTGGCCGACGCCGCCCATCCCGACCTGGAGGATCACCTCAAGGTCGTGGGGGCCACCCTGCGCGAGATCGGCTGCGAGCCCGAGGACATCGGCGCCCAGCCCCGGCTCCTGGTGCTGAACCAGGTGGACCGCCTCCACCGGCCCCAGAAGCTGGAGCTGAAAAAGCGCCATCCCGGCGCGGTCCAGACCTGCGCCCTCCAGGGCGCCGGGATCGGGGAGATCCGGGGCTGGCTCCGGGAACTCATTCCCGGCCCCCCCAAGCCCCGGACCCTGGAAGCCTGGGAACTGCCCGAGCCCGTTCCCGCGCCCTAA